The Aspergillus chevalieri M1 DNA, chromosome 5, nearly complete sequence genome includes a region encoding these proteins:
- a CDS encoding SNUT3/LISCH7 family protein (COG:A;~EggNog:ENOG410PRZW;~InterPro:IPR013957;~PFAM:PF08648;~go_process: GO:0008380 - RNA splicing [Evidence IEA]), whose product MVEPLAKRARRVDSSTMWDLNDDRIPEGNSELDRSPRRDDGRRDGPRDDRRYRSRSRDRRERRRERSRSRDRRDRDRDRRDRDRDGRGARDRERSVSRDRYERRGYQSKGERLRDRSRSPRKNTRDRSRTPPRGPRTDRWHDRRDPRSQRDRTPASHKPSKDEMDMDVDEVADGDDLDDVMRKYMGFSRFRSTKNTKVPGNDIYGVRKEKKTEYRQYMNRSGGFNRPLSP is encoded by the exons ATGGTTGAACCACTTGCAAAACGTGCCCGTCGTGTCGACAGCTCTACGATGTGGGATTTGAATGATGACCGGATACCTGAAGGGAACTCGGAATTAGACAGAAGCCCAAGGAGAGATGATGGGCGACGCGATGGCCCGCGCGACGACCGGCGATACCGCTCCCGTTCAAGAGATCGAAGAGAAAGACGACGAGAGAGGAGCAGATCAAGGGACCGACGTGATCGCGATCGCGACAGGAGGGATCGGGATAGAGACGGTCGGGGAGCACGAGACAGGGAGAGGAGCGTTAGCAGAGACAGATACGAGAGACGAG GATACCAATCAAAAGGAGAGAGACTACGTGATCGCTCCCGCTCGCCCCGGAAGAACACCAGAGACCGATCTAGGACGCCGCCTCGAGGACCCAGGACGGACCGTTGGCACGATCGAAGAGATCCTCGGTCACAACGGGATAGGACACCAGCTTCCCACAAGCCGTCGAAGGACGAGATGGACATGGACGTCGATGAGGTGGCCGACGGGGACGATCTCGATGATGTTATGCGCAAATACATGGGCTTCAGCCGATTCAGGAGTacgaagaacaccaaggttCCCGGAAACGACATTTATGGCGTgcggaaagagaagaagacagAGTACAGACAGTACATGAACCGTTCAGGGGGTTTCAATCGGCCGCTCAGCCCTTGA
- a CDS encoding NAD(P)/FAD-dependent oxidoreductase (COG:E;~EggNog:ENOG410PHSE;~InterPro:IPR006076,IPR036188;~PFAM:PF01266,PF13450;~go_function: GO:0016491 - oxidoreductase activity [Evidence IEA];~go_process: GO:0055114 - oxidation-reduction process [Evidence IEA]): MATSNDRREIVIIGGGIIGCCSAYYLTRHPSYDPSHHSITVLEATEIAGGASGKAGGLLAEWAYPSNIVGLSYKLHTELAKEHNGKDRWGYREVNCGQLIMKGRSFGEKASGVKDVDLQKRTAGALSKLKSAGVPQDLDWFVPDLLRAYESMSGPGETAQVHPYLFTTSIAKLAEEKGAKILYGGVTDIGHSGGAAKSVTYTEKETGESKTIPATDVIVSAGPWTRSVLPKAPISATRAHSVVIRPTRPVSEYCLFTEVEIPDESKRGRPIVAAPEIYARPDETVYCCGEGDRTVPLPKTTADVEVDPERIEDIVKQVGSISDELRDGEIRARQACYLPNVAALRGGPLVGLTDTKGLYVAAGHTCWGIQNAPGTGKVMSEFVFDGKAKSAKIGSLDPRNYM; encoded by the exons ATGGCGACTTCGAACGACCGTCGCGAAATTGTCATCATCG GTGGCGGTATCATCGGATGCTGCTCTGCATACTACCTCACAAGACACCCCTCCTACGATCCCTCTCACCACTCCATCACCGTCCTTGAAGCTACAGAAATTGCAGGAGGGGCATCAGGAAAAGCAGGAGGTCTTCTGGCAGAATGGGCATACCCGAGCAACATCGTTGGTTTGAGTTACAAGCTGCATACCGAGCTGGCTAAGGAACATAATGGGAAAGATCGCTGGGGCTACAGAGAGGTCAACTGTGGTCAGCTTATCATGAAGGGCCGTTCGTTCGGCGAGAAGGCAAGCGGGGTTAAGGATGTGGATCTACAGAAGCGGACTGCAGGCGCATTGTCAAAATTGAAGTCTGCTGGGGTCCCTCAGGATTTGGATTGGTTTGTGCCGGATCTGCTTAGAGCTTATGAGAGCATGAGCGGTCCTGGGGAGACTGCTCAGGTGCATCCGTACTTGTTCACGACGTCGATCGCGAAGCTTGCGGAGGAGAAAGGTGCGAAAATTTTGTATGGAGGGGTCACGGACATTGGCCACTCGGGGGGTGCTGCCAAGTCAGTCACATACACGGAGAAGGAGACTGGGGAATCCAAGACTATTCCCGCGACAGATGTGATTGTTTCTGCAGGTCCGTGGACTAGATCGGTCCTGCCCAAGGCCCCTATTTCCGCAACCCGTGCACACAGTGTTGTTATCCGTCCGACGAGGCCCGTCTCTGAATACTGCCTCTTCACAGAAGTCGAAATCCCTGATGAGTCGAAGCGGGGGCGCCCTATCGTAGCCGCGCCGGAGATCTACGCTCGTCCTGACGAAACAGTCTACTGCTGCGGCGAGGGTGATCGTACCGTCCCGCTCCCCAAGACGACGGCAGATGTGGAGGTGGACCCGGAGCGAATCGAAGATATTGTCAAACAGGTGGGCAGCATTTCCGATGAGCTGCGCGATGGAGAGATTCGCGCACGGCAAGCTTGTTACCTTCCTAACGTGGCGGCGCTTCGGGGAGGTCCTCTCGTCGGTCTTACGGATACCAAGGGACTGTATGTTGCTGCCGGTCACACCTGCTGGGGTATTCAGAACGCTCCGGGGACTGGAAAGGTCATGAGTGAATTCGTATTTGATGGCAAGGCAAAGAGtgcaaagattggatccttGGACCCCAGGAACTATATGTAA
- a CDS encoding Elongator subunit IKI1 (COG:S;~EggNog:ENOG410PKXJ;~InterPro:IPR019519;~PFAM:PF10483;~go_component: GO:0033588 - Elongator holoenzyme complex [Evidence IEA];~go_process: GO:0002098 - tRNA wobble uridine modification [Evidence IEA]) produces the protein MAPINLSHRQTHNLLLISKLLSLRDTASPFTLLLDSLEQPATQLIKEYIRRAKLSKVHITLIAFETLKRPDGVDALISARRKSSQQIVKEVSATYQTTSSTNLSHRRLILIDSLNPLINSKTVDSHFNLPAFLSSFLVPTSSSVPKVETSLVATYHQDVPISSNQQPYAPSPLSLLSYLATTVIRLHSFSHILAQKAARDRSLAAPVFGLEEEQDGVLLYRLDKLVGNENAEGIVLEMEHRRKSGRGVLEWYILPPASRYPPNQTKEIVTLLDDHPLYRPPEEPDTDAGDEEPESTFNLRLTDRQRREREGVVLPYFDAQSGEGPGEGGRILYDMGEEDDFDEEEDEI, from the exons ATGGCTCCAATAAATCTTTCCCACCGGCAAACGCACAATTTGCTGCTCATTTCGAAGCTTTTGAGTCTGAGGGACACTGCTTCGCCGTTTACTCTGCTCTTGGATTCCTTGGAGCAACCGGCTACTCAATTAATAAAGGAGTATATAAGACGTGCGAAG CTATCCAAGGTCCATATCACCCTAATCGCATTCGAAACACTAAAGCGCCCCGACGGCGTCGACGCACTTATCTCAGCTCGCCGAAAGAGCTCGCAGCAGATCGTAAAGGAAGTCAGCGCTACATACCagacaacatcatcaaccaatCTCTCGCACC GACGACTAATCCTCATCGACTCACTCAATCCCCTTATCAACTCCAAAACCGTCGACTCCCACTTCAATCTACCAGCCTTCCTGAGCTCCTTCCTCGTTCCCACAAGCTCCTCCGTACCAAAGGTCGAGACATCGCTCGTTGCAACGTATCACCAAGATGTTCCTATTTCCTCGAATCAACAGCCGTATGCACCGTCGCCGctttcgttattatcttaCCTCGCAACCACCGTCATAAGACTTCATTCGTTCTCGCATATCCTCGCGCAAAAGGCGGCCCGGGATCGCAGTCTGGCGGCTCCGGTTTTCGGGCTTGAAGAGGAACAGGATGGTGTGCTGCTTTACAGATTGGATAAGCTCGTTGGGAACGAGAATGCAGAGGGAATTGTTCTGGAGATGGAACACCGACGAAAGAGTGGACGTGGTGTGTTGGAGTGGTATATTCTTCCACCTGCGTCGCGGTACCCTCCAAATCAGACGAAGGAAATTGTGACGTTACTTGACGACCATCCGCTCTACCGTCCACCTGAGGAGCCGGATACTGATGCCGGAGATGAAGAGCCGGAGTCGACGTTTAACCTACGGCTTACTGACAGGCAGAGGCGCGAAAGAGAAGGCGTTGTATTACCATACTTTGATGCGCAGAGTGGTGAAGGGCCTGGTGAGGGAGGGCGGATTCTATATGACAtgggagaggaagatgattttgatgaggaagaggacgagaTTTAA
- the SEC22 gene encoding SNAP receptor SEC22 (BUSCO:EOG09264IG5;~COG:U;~EggNog:ENOG410Q2U4;~InterPro:IPR010908,IPR042855,IPR001388,IPR011012;~PFAM:PF00957,PF13774;~TransMembrane:1 (i196-214o);~go_component: GO:0016021 - integral component of membrane [Evidence IEA];~go_process: GO:0016192 - vesicle-mediated transport [Evidence IEA]), with translation MVRSTQIARIDGLMLAASVDDEQAETELAQVKSQAKMIFRRLNRNSAPQASIESGQYNLHYLVKDDICFLCICDQSYPRKLAFTYLADVASEFTTTYSPAQYHSPTLRPYAFVEFDTFIQRTKKLYQDSRASQNLDRLNDELKDVTKVMTKNIEDLLYRGDSLERMGELSGRLREDSRKYKKAAVRINWELLIKQYGPFAGIGLIIFILLLWRFF, from the exons ATGGTCCGGTCAACACAAATCGCGAGGATTGATG GCCTAATGCTGGCTGCGTCCGTGGACGATGAGCAG GCAGAAACAGAGTTGGCTCAAGTGAAGTCACAAGCTAAAATGATCTTTCGCCGACTGAATCGCAATTCCGCTCCGCAAGCCAGTATTGAATCCGGTCAATACAATCTACA CTACCTCGTCAAAGACGACATCTGTTTCCTTTGCATATGCGACCAGTCGTACCCTCGCAAGCTCGCCTTCACCTATCTCGCTGACGTCGCCTCGGAATTCACCACGACCTACTCCCCGGCCCAGTACCATTCCCCGACATTGCGACCCTATGCCTTTGTCGAATTCGATACCTTCATCCAGCGTACCAAGAAGCTGTACCAGGACAGTCGTGCGTCGCAAAACCTGGACCGATTAAACGACGAGCTGAAGGATGTCACGAAAGTCATGACCAAGAACATTGAAGACCTGTTGTACCGTGGGGACAGCTTGGAACGGATGGGTGAATTGTCTGGGCGCTTGCGGGAGGATAGCAGGAAGTACAAGAAGGCTGCGGTGCGCATCAACTGGGAGTTGTTGATAAAGCAG TACGGGCCGTTTGCTGGTATCGGATTGATCATATTCATCTTGCTTTTGTGGCGCTTCTTCTAG
- a CDS encoding uncharacterized protein (COG:S;~EggNog:ENOG410PT7U;~InterPro:IPR028020;~PFAM:PF13919), protein MSANTRAKRNPRRGATKSKWDEERVMTSPKSPLINADLVKMLANRKAWDVLEEHEKEEILDLLPEHIRPHPKPCEDGTMKIPPIAESFLRYDNPWRDAVRQFQVDLENGRYDPEWIRQADIAVQERANGDFDDFKEREFEEFWGQKQRMDKSLAAGESSQIKLTTLVEHGVVRTGDVWKLSRGFNVPGGRVLIEKEAKILKIDGSHMTCVVPAGQRVFLPQVPDADYKALLKAYKSTTEDEMDVDFTADGATNDGEGEEEKPTARGLRKRKSEVKDGPRKKRQQDASEDALSGSEVVTSVCTKQEQGNNSEDEASKSENDVNPETGSNVMQSSSSGLTLKGVEVVVLPEVNGPTYLGNKMIEVDGRIKHIPNGNAWKEFRCYRDNQDMGSLWEVRQAWYVRRK, encoded by the exons ATGTCAGCCAACACCAGAGCCAAGCGCAACCCGAGACGGGGCGCTACGAAGTCGAAATGGGATGAGGAGAGGGTGATGACTAGTCCGAAGTCACCACTTATTAATGCGGATCTTGTG AAAATGCTTGCAAATCGCAAAGCATGGGACGTACTCGAAGAACACGAGAAAGAGGAGATTCTAGATCTACTCCCCGAGCATATACGACCACATCCAAAGCCTTGCGAGGACGGGACAATGAAAATACCACCTATAGCGGAGAGCTTTCTACGCTACGATAATCCCTGGCGGGACGCAGTCCGCCAATTCCAAGTCGACCTCGAGAACGGCCGCTACGATCCCGAGTGGATACGCCAGGCCGATATAGCCGTACAGGAGAGAGCAAACGGGGATTTTGATGACTTCAAGGAGCGCGAGTTCGAGGAGTTCTGGGGACAGAAGCAGAGGATGGACAAGAGTCTTGCTGCGGGAGAGAGTTCCCAGATTAAACTGACGACCCTTGTTGAGCATGGTGTTGTCCGTACGGGCGATGTTTGGAAGTTGTCGCGAGGTTTTAATGTTCCCGGTGGCAGAGTACTCATTGAAAAGGAAGCAAAG ATTTTAAAAATTGATGGCTCGCATATGACTTGCGTTGTCCCTGCTGGCCAACGTGTATTCCTTCCCCAAGTTCCGGACGCAGATTACAAGGCCTTGCTGAAGGCTTACAAGTCAACGACTGAGGATGAGATGGACGTTGATTTTACAGCAGATGGCGCTACGAAtgatggagaaggagaagaagaaaaaccgACAGCCCGGGGTTTGAGAAAAAGGAAGTCCGAAGTCAAAGACGGACCCCGCAAGAAACGCCAGCAAGACGCATCAGAAGATGCACTGTCCGGCTCCGAAGTCGTGACCTCGGTTTGCACTAAGCAGGAACAGGGAAATAACTCCGAAGATGAGGCCTCTAAGTCAGAAAATGATGTCAACCCTGAGACGGGCTCCAATGTTATgcagtcatcatcatccggtCTTACTCTGAAAGGGGTCGAAGTGGTTGTACTTCCTGAGGTCAACGGACCAACTTACCTTGGTAACAAGATGATTGAAGTCGACGGCCGAATCAAACACATTCCAAACGGAAATGCATGGAAAGAGTTCCGCTGCTATCGGGATAACCAAGATATGGGCAGTCTGTGGGAGGTTCGACAAGCCTGGTATGTGAGGAGGAAATAA